From Rutidosis leptorrhynchoides isolate AG116_Rl617_1_P2 chromosome 3, CSIRO_AGI_Rlap_v1, whole genome shotgun sequence, a single genomic window includes:
- the LOC139900639 gene encoding uncharacterized protein has translation MESIIVNVYCPHNDRDKKALWDSLDGLIHSVDTSWLLVGDFNEVRISEDRLNSQFIQSRADRFNEFINRNGLIEIDINGRKFTSISDDGLKFSKLDRFLVNNSFLNLWEDLSVIALDRHLSDHCPLVLRDKYIDYGPKPFKIFDEWFNYEEMDKVVVDAWGQPIRGSRRGCMFRDRLKNVKMTLKDWSSKKFGCHDKEIEAYKKEAMEWELKAESNVLTDLDRERWLECRRCWVEKENIKSNMLKQKARLKWTLEGDENSNM, from the coding sequence ATGGAATCAATTATCGTTAACGTGTATTGTCCTCACAATGATCGGGATAAAAAGGCCTTGTGGGACTCTCTTGATGGGTTAATTCATAGTGTTGATACATCGTGGCTACTTGTTGGTGACTTTAATGAGGTAAGAATCTCAGAGGATCGACTAAATTCTCAATTTATTCAAAGTAGGGCGGATAGATTCAATGAGTTTATCAATAGGAATGGTTTGATTGAAATTGATATTAACGGGAGAAAATTCACGAGTATTAGCGATGACGGTTTGAAGTTTAGTAAGCTTGATAGATTCCTTGTCAACAATAGTTTCCTAAACTTGTGGGAAGATCTTTCGGTAATTGCTTTAGATAGACATCTTTCAGATCATTGCCCTTTGGTTCTAAGAGATAAGTATATTGACTATGGTCCAAAACCATTTAAAATCTTTGATGAATGGTTCAACTATGAGGAAATGGACAAAGTTGTGGTGGATGCGTGGGGACAACCAATTAGGGGCTCGAGAAGAGGTTGCATGTTTAGAGATAGACTAAAAAACGTCAAAATGACTTTGAAAGATTGGAGTTCAAAAAAATTCGGATGTCATGACAAGGAGATTGAGGCTTATAAAAAGGAAGCCATGGAGTGGGAATTAAAAGCCGAATCGAATGTTCTCACGGATTTGGATCGGGAAAGATGGTTGGAATGTAGGCGTTGTTGGGTTGAGAAGGAAAACATCAAATCAAATATGTTAAAACAAAAGGCGAGATTAAAATGGACGTTGGAAGGGGATGAAAACTCAAATATGTGA